A window from Triticum aestivum cultivar Chinese Spring chromosome 6D, IWGSC CS RefSeq v2.1, whole genome shotgun sequence encodes these proteins:
- the LOC123140674 gene encoding uncharacterized protein yields the protein MDAAAEVPQGQEADPIPSSPHVDVSRLRCSVLLAGPVSEVLRDDNLLIEILVRLPPKPSSLPCASAVCKRWGSILSDPHFRKRFRKHHRKPPLLGFFRGYAKNFIPAMDSPDRIPAARFSLPKSRIPYHEDEAYMGCRHGLSLLINMHKGETVVWDPLTGEERIVAFPPGFNSASMGSYCGWHGTVLCVDAEDGHVHGDCFSSPFKLVLVCAEYNTPAFCSVYDSASGVWGDIFSTMTVTAGVSRLRRPSTLVGNALCLLISGGDVLVFDFEMQSLGLIEKPVENHGTDDWYFQLLRMENDGLGLAILLDLTIKLWERKSNSYGVFEWVLLQKTIPLEGTVPRRMDSALFVGYDEDANVIVLTTITGNFTLQVDSMQIKHIVKRNNICLDTFYPYRNFYTAGKGVGRNFEQTRSANMLSWSNNIGNFLFIYIYIFFFLVSQLTRWCIVYAYIFKKHAFG from the exons ATGGATGCTGCTGCTGAGGTTCCCCAAGGCCAAGA GGCTGATCCCATTCCCAGCTCGCCGCATGTGGATGTCAGTAGGCTGCGCTGTTCTGTACTGCTGGCCGGCCCGGTGTCCGAGGTGCTCCGCGATGACAACCTCCTAATCGAGATCCTCGTCCGCCTCCCTCCCAAGCCGTCCTCGCTGCCCTGCGCGTCCGCCGTATGCAAGCGCTGGGGCAGCATCCTCTCCGACCCCCACTTCCGCAAACGCTTCCGCAAGCACCACCGGAAACCTCCTCTGCTCGGCTTCTTCAGAGGGTATGCTAAAAACTTCATTCCTGCCATGGACTCACCTGACCGCATCCCTGCTGCCCGCTTCTCCCTGCCCAAGAGCAGAATACCCTACCACGAAGATGAAGCATACATGGGCTGCCGCCATGGCCTCTCTCTCCTAATCAACATGCATAAGGGCGAGACTGTCGTGTGGGATCCCCTCACCGGTGAAGAGCGCATCGTGGCTTTTCCACCAGGATTCAACAGTGCCTCAATGGGGAGTTACTGTGGCTGGCATGGCACTGTATTGTGCGTCGATGCCGAAGATGGGCATGTCCACGGAGATTGTTTCTCGAGCCCGTTTAAATTGGTTTTGGTTTGCGCTGAGTACAATACACCGGCATTTTGTTCTGTCTACGACTCGGCGTCTGGTGTTTGGGGAGATATTTTCTCGACGATGACGGTAACAGCTGGAGTGTCTAGGTTAAGAAGGCCCAGCACCCTTGTCGGGAATGCACTTTGCTTGTTGATTTCTGGAGGTGATGTCCTTGTGTTTGATTTCGAAATGCAAAGTCTTGGTCTGATCGAAAAGCCGGTAGAAAACCATGGTACCGACGACTGGTATTTTCAGCTCTTACGGATGGAGAATGATGGACTAGGCCTTGCTATTTTGTTGGACCTGACTATCAAATTATGGGAGAGGAAATCTAACAGCTATGGTGTTTTCGAATGGGTGCTGCTGCAGAAAACCATTCCACTCGAGGGTACGGTTCCAAGGAGAATGGATTCTGCACTTTTCGTCGGGTATGATGAGGACGCAAATGTGATTGTTCTCACCACTATAACCGGCAACTTCACACTCCAAGTTGACTCGATGCAGATCAAACATATTGTTAAAAGAAACAACATATGTCTTGACACCTTTTATCCCTACAGGAATTTCTATACTGCAG GCAagggagttgggaggaactttgAACAGACTAGATCTGCTAACATGCTATCTTGGTCAAACAACATTGGTAATtttctctttatatatatatatattttttttttcTTGGTTAGCCAACTTACAAGATGGTGCATAGTCTATGCTTACATTTTCAAGAAGCATGCCTTTGGGTAG